AGACCAACGGCTTCTCTGAGTGAGCCAGTTACGCCAATCCGAATGCACAACATTTCTAACTTCCACATCAGAAGTATACGCAAAACTGCCCTCATTTAGAAAAGAGCGCGTAGCAATGTCAATGTCCTCTGCAACAACTTTTCTAAAACCATTAACTTTCTGAAACATTTCACGTTTCATTGCAAATGCTGCGCCGTTAACTGCGGGGCATTTGTGCAAGCATTTAGAGGATAACCATGCGCTGATGTTGAAAGTAAAGTATTCGTAATATGCCATTCGGGAGAGGAACGAGTTGTCCTTTGTAACTTTCTTTTTGATATCTAAAACATCCACGTGTTCAAGTTCCATAACGATTTTTTTTAAAAAATCAGGGTCGTCTGGAACTTCCACGTCAGCATCCAAAAAAAGTAGCGCTTTCCCCGATGACAGGGGCACGGTGCTGTTGAGCGCGTTTGCTTTGCCGACTCTTTCCTTGTTAACTATGACTTTGGCTTTTTCAGAAAAGTTTTCGATATTTTCTAAAAAATCTTTTGAAGGCGCATCAACTGTTACAAATATTTCCTTAGCTACGCTTTGAGAACTAAGCTTGTTAATCATATTGCCTAGCTGGTTTGATTCTTTGTAAACGGGAATGAAGATGCTGATGTCCACAGCTAGTCCTCAATAGACGCGAGTTATAGTGATTGATATCCGCAAATTGCCTTTTAAATTATTCGACAGTTCAGTAGACAAGTGGACACTATACAGAAAAAAAATGGATAAATTTTGAAAAAAATTAGGTAAACAACTATATTTCAACAAGATTTTCCAATAAATCAGGAGCAATAGGACCAATCCTAAAGAGCACTTCAGCCTCATGTCCATCGTTCTCAAAATCCTCTTCACTAAACAAAATAGTCTCCTGATAACTCGCTTTCAGTAACAATGCAATTTCAACAAAGTTCTTTCTGGAAACCTTATTAGAAGGATTAATAGTGCCCTCAAAAAATTTTGCGCCAGCCTGCCTTATTTGATAAAGCAACAAAGTTTTCTGCAAACCAAGACCGCGGTAATCTTTGTGCACCACAATTTCCCAATTAAAAAAAGTATCAGGTCGTTTTGGCGGAACATAACCTGAAGAAAACGCAATCAAACGTTCACCATCAAGTACAATCATGCAGGTGTCAGAGAAGTCTCGAGCTAAAAGGAAGTAGGTATAACGGGAGTTTAACCCGACGTAAGGTCTGTTAGCGACAAGTAGCTTGTAGACTTCTTTTATGTCGCTTATGTTCACATTTCTGATTGTGAAGGCTGTGGCAGTTTTTTTGGGCATTATGGTAGCCCTGGATCATTGCTTTTTCTGCGTTGTAGCCTAATGTTGCCCTTTGGTACAAGAGATATCTCTTTTTTAGAACCATCGGTAAACAGTTTTTCGAGACCTACAAGATTTTTTTCGTCTTCGTCAAGTTTTAGTTGCAGGGCGCAGTTTTGGCAGTCTCGATTGCAACGCACGGGTTTGTAATCTTCAGGTTCATTGTAAGTTGTGATTACGCCTTCATAATTGCGCAGTATCACCTTGTTACTTGACCAGGAAATGATGTAATTTGGCATTACTGGAATTTTTCCTCCGCCGCCTGGTGCATCGATGACAAAAGTTGGAATTGCAAACCCGCTGGTGTGACCAAACAGGCTTTCCATGATTTCTATGCCTTTCCCTACAGAGGTTCGGAAATGGGTAAGTCCCTCGGATAGGTCACATTGGAAAAGGTAGTATGGACGCACTCTGTTTTGGACAAGTTTCTGGCAGAGTTTTTTCATGATTTGGGGACAATCATTAACTCCAGCTAAAAGAACTGATTGATTGCCTAAGGGTATGCCTGCATCTGCTAGTTTTCTTAGGGCTTCTTTTGCTGATGGGGTAAGTTCACGAGGATGATTGAAATGAGTGTTTATCCATAATGGATGATGCTTTTTGAGCACATTTACCAGTTCATCAGTTATTCGGTAAGGCAAAACAACAGGTGTTCTAGTTCCAATTCGTATAACTTCCACATGTGGTATATTGCGAAGTTCAGTTAAAATCCAGTCAAGGTATTTGTTAGGTAGCATTAGTGCATCGCCACCTGAGAGGAGAACATCGCGGATTTGTTTGTTATCTTTGATGTATTTTATGCCTTTGAGGATCTGTTGCTTGGATGGGTTATGGTCTGAATCGCCGACTTTTCTTTTTCTTGTGCAGTGCCTGCAATACATTGCGCAGCGGTTGCTGATTAAAAAGAGAACACGGTCAGGGTATCGGTGAGTGATTCCTTCTGTGGGGCTGTCTTTGTCCTCATGTAGCGGGTCTTTCATGTCATATTTTGAGATTTTTAGTTCTTCAGGGTTTGGGAAGGATTGCTTAAAGATTGGGTCTTGACGGTAATTTTCTTTATCAATCAAAGAAGCATAATATGGTGTTATGCTAAGAGGAAACTTTTCGATGGTTTTTTTGAGTTCTTGTTTTTCTTTTGTAGAAAACTTTATTCCTGTAAAATTTTCAAAATCTCTAATGGTTTTTATAGAATTTTCAATTTGCCATTGATAGTTTTTCCATTCAAGAACTGTTACCGTTCTATCAAAATTTTTTGAAACATAAGATTGATAACTGGTAAGAGGCTCACTTTTCTCTTTAATCAGATCTTTCGCTCTCCGAAATTAGACGTTTGTGTAAACAACCCATCTTTTTTATATATTTTGGAAAAACGCAAATTGAAAAAAAATGGAAGAAACACACCAAAATTAGCTGATTTTACCTGTTTTGAAGGCAAATTATTATTTGTACCCAAATACATAGGTCAATTTATGACTAAGGTTAAAGCAGTCAGCCTATTTTCTGGCGGGTTGGACAGCATTCTTGCAGTCAAGCTGATTCAAAACCAAGGCATAGATGTAGTAGCCTTCCACGTTAAAAGCCCCTTTTATGCACTAAAAAACGAGGGTGCAAGCGAATCCGAACTTGCAGC
The Candidatus Bathyarchaeota archaeon genome window above contains:
- a CDS encoding glycosyltransferase family 2 protein, which produces MDISIFIPVYKESNQLGNMINKLSSQSVAKEIFVTVDAPSKDFLENIENFSEKAKVIVNKERVGKANALNSTVPLSSGKALLFLDADVEVPDDPDFLKKIVMELEHVDVLDIKKKVTKDNSFLSRMAYYEYFTFNISAWLSSKCLHKCPAVNGAAFAMKREMFQKVNGFRKVVAEDIDIATRSFLNEGSFAYTSDVEVRNVVHSDWRNWLTQRSRWSVGQALWLKEWWRELGKRFIKKPQVFLPGLFFLYPSVAIFLVSALVPSIWLYNSMLVFSLFLSVKFNLVLPIFLVSLATADVLKILLISFSSFGITAAIFYGFSRKMGFEMKIHELFAYYFFYANIWMAIIIIGHLQVFFGGKKTAVDWKI
- a CDS encoding GNAT family N-acetyltransferase, with the protein product MPKKTATAFTIRNVNISDIKEVYKLLVANRPYVGLNSRYTYFLLARDFSDTCMIVLDGERLIAFSSGYVPPKRPDTFFNWEIVVHKDYRGLGLQKTLLLYQIRQAGAKFFEGTINPSNKVSRKNFVEIALLLKASYQETILFSEEDFENDGHEAEVLFRIGPIAPDLLENLVEI
- the ablA gene encoding lysine 2,3-aminomutase; this translates as MIKEKSEPLTSYQSYVSKNFDRTVTVLEWKNYQWQIENSIKTIRDFENFTGIKFSTKEKQELKKTIEKFPLSITPYYASLIDKENYRQDPIFKQSFPNPEELKISKYDMKDPLHEDKDSPTEGITHRYPDRVLFLISNRCAMYCRHCTRKRKVGDSDHNPSKQQILKGIKYIKDNKQIRDVLLSGGDALMLPNKYLDWILTELRNIPHVEVIRIGTRTPVVLPYRITDELVNVLKKHHPLWINTHFNHPRELTPSAKEALRKLADAGIPLGNQSVLLAGVNDCPQIMKKLCQKLVQNRVRPYYLFQCDLSEGLTHFRTSVGKGIEIMESLFGHTSGFAIPTFVIDAPGGGGKIPVMPNYIISWSSNKVILRNYEGVITTYNEPEDYKPVRCNRDCQNCALQLKLDEDEKNLVGLEKLFTDGSKKEISLVPKGNIRLQRRKSNDPGLP